The Pirellulales bacterium genome includes a region encoding these proteins:
- a CDS encoding NPCBM/NEW2 domain-containing protein: MIRSMFLFSVAFAVAVPLSACRLLAAPAFAQSEAELRGDKPPHDGIWLDSLDLSKLKQEWGEVHAGRSVGNGPISLHGVVYRHGIGTHASSDVLIDLHGSALRFAAVAGVDDDKKGMGSVRFHVIVDGKNVATTPILHGGDEPKFLSADLAGAKQLRLWIDDADDGIEHDHADWAGAVLILKPDAEAKPQTIDLPKPPVPVVGGPHESKPAIHNPHIVGSTPGRPLLFLIPATGDGSLTFTAQNLPAGLALDGKTGIISGSLATAGKTDVRLTVEGSAGATSSVLTIVGGEHQLALTPPMGWNSWNVWGGRVDAAKVRAAADGMVSSGLARHGFQFINIDDTWEGKRDAKGEIHGNEKFGDMKALADYVHSKGLKLGLYSSPGPTTCANFPASFGHEEQDAKTYGDWGVDYLKYDWCSCQSKDRRAPYALMRAALDRSSRDIAYSMCQYGDEDVWTWGQSVGGNCWRTTGDIQDTWNSMANIGFSQDGHEKYAGPGHWNDPDMLVVGVVGWGNTHPSRLTPTEQQTHITLWSLLSAPLLMGCDLSKLDPFTIALLSNDEVLSIDQDPLGKPAGRKAKQGSNEVWSRALSDGTIAVGLFNRGSNPAEVTVRWDEIGAHGKQPIRDLWRQKDVGEFADSYTATVPRHGAVLIKIGKPAGQP, encoded by the coding sequence ATGATCCGCAGCATGTTTCTGTTTTCGGTGGCGTTCGCTGTTGCAGTGCCTTTGTCGGCATGTCGTCTGTTGGCAGCACCCGCTTTTGCTCAGAGCGAGGCCGAGTTGCGCGGCGACAAGCCGCCGCACGACGGAATCTGGCTCGATTCGCTCGACCTTTCGAAGCTGAAGCAAGAATGGGGCGAAGTTCATGCCGGACGGTCGGTCGGCAATGGCCCGATTTCCCTGCACGGCGTCGTCTATCGGCATGGCATCGGAACGCACGCTTCGAGCGACGTGCTCATCGACTTGCACGGCTCCGCGTTGCGTTTTGCCGCCGTTGCGGGCGTCGACGACGATAAAAAAGGAATGGGCTCGGTCCGCTTTCATGTAATCGTCGATGGCAAGAATGTGGCGACGACGCCGATCTTGCACGGTGGCGACGAGCCCAAGTTCTTATCCGCCGATTTGGCCGGCGCGAAGCAATTGCGTCTGTGGATCGACGACGCCGACGACGGCATCGAACACGACCATGCCGATTGGGCCGGCGCGGTGCTGATCTTGAAGCCCGATGCCGAGGCGAAACCGCAGACCATCGATTTGCCGAAGCCGCCGGTGCCGGTGGTCGGCGGTCCGCACGAATCGAAGCCGGCAATTCACAATCCGCATATTGTCGGCTCGACGCCGGGACGGCCGCTGCTATTCCTGATTCCAGCCACCGGCGACGGATCGCTGACCTTTACGGCCCAAAATCTTCCCGCTGGACTCGCGCTCGATGGCAAAACCGGGATCATCAGCGGATCGCTGGCCACCGCCGGCAAGACAGACGTTCGCCTGACGGTCGAAGGTTCGGCTGGCGCGACGTCGTCGGTCCTCACGATCGTCGGCGGCGAGCATCAGCTCGCACTAACGCCGCCAATGGGCTGGAACTCCTGGAACGTCTGGGGCGGCCGGGTCGATGCGGCCAAAGTCCGCGCGGCGGCCGACGGCATGGTCTCCAGCGGCTTGGCAAGGCACGGCTTCCAATTCATCAATATCGACGACACCTGGGAAGGCAAGCGCGACGCCAAAGGCGAAATCCACGGCAACGAAAAATTCGGAGACATGAAAGCCCTGGCCGACTATGTCCACTCGAAAGGCCTCAAGCTCGGCCTCTATTCGTCGCCCGGCCCGACGACTTGCGCGAATTTTCCCGCCAGTTTCGGCCACGAGGAACAAGACGCCAAGACCTACGGCGACTGGGGCGTCGATTACCTCAAATACGATTGGTGCTCATGCCAAAGCAAAGACCGCCGCGCTCCCTACGCGCTCATGCGAGCCGCGCTCGATCGGTCGAGCCGCGATATTGCCTACAGTATGTGCCAGTATGGCGACGAAGACGTTTGGACTTGGGGGCAAAGCGTCGGGGGCAATTGCTGGCGGACCACGGGCGATATTCAAGACACCTGGAACAGCATGGCCAACATCGGTTTCTCGCAGGATGGGCATGAAAAGTATGCCGGTCCGGGCCACTGGAACGATCCCGACATGCTCGTGGTTGGCGTTGTCGGCTGGGGGAACACGCATCCTTCGCGACTGACTCCGACCGAGCAGCAGACGCATATCACGCTTTGGTCGCTTCTTTCCGCGCCGCTGCTAATGGGATGCGATCTGTCGAAACTCGATCCGTTCACGATCGCCCTGTTGAGCAACGACGAAGTCTTGTCGATCGATCAAGACCCGCTCGGCAAGCCGGCCGGCCGCAAGGCGAAGCAGGGCTCGAACGAAGTGTGGTCCCGAGCGTTGTCCGACGGCACGATCGCCGTCGGCCTGTTCAATCGCGGCAGCAACCCGGCGGAGGTAACCGTCCGCTGGGACGAGATCGGCGCGCACGGCAAGCAGCCGATCCGCGATCTGTGGCGGCAAAAGGACGTCGGAGAATTCGCCGACTCCTACACCGCGACAGTGCCTCGCCACGGCGCGGTTCTCATCAAAATCGGCAAACCTGCCGGACAACCCTAA
- a CDS encoding carbohydrate-binding family 9-like protein has translation MWKHAKFVMGILASVLLFAATAFAAEPTAKPPSPAGQWDAMRSIVPQQYLCHFTREPIAVDGRAREAAWRSAPWTADFVDIEASARPRPRFRTRAKMLWDEKCFYVYAELDEPHVWATITKRNDVMFQDNDFEVFIDPEGTNHHYHEFEINALGTIWELSLDKPYRDGGPIHNPDNLPGLRSAVHVRGTLNNPSDTDQGWSVEIAFPWAELKKFAPHAASPPREGDTWRVDFSRVEWMADIIDGTYRKVPKRAEDNWVWSPPGIINMHAPERWGRVQFTRLPPRQGTFQPDPTAAARDLLMEVYYRQHVFHDQHKRYAATLAELRYSPANEPGIAAGSLRIEPSASGFVATVAAKLPDSSTVTLHMRDDSLLWSDTAASSNGAVHR, from the coding sequence ATGTGGAAACATGCGAAGTTCGTGATGGGCATTTTGGCTAGCGTGCTGCTCTTCGCCGCCACCGCGTTTGCGGCCGAGCCGACGGCAAAACCGCCCTCTCCGGCCGGCCAATGGGATGCGATGCGGTCGATCGTGCCGCAGCAATATCTTTGCCATTTCACGCGTGAACCGATCGCCGTCGATGGCCGAGCGCGGGAGGCGGCTTGGCGCTCGGCCCCGTGGACGGCAGATTTCGTCGATATCGAAGCCTCCGCGCGTCCACGACCGCGCTTTCGCACCCGGGCCAAAATGCTCTGGGACGAAAAGTGTTTCTACGTCTACGCCGAGCTCGATGAGCCGCATGTCTGGGCGACGATCACCAAGAGGAACGATGTCATGTTTCAGGACAACGATTTCGAAGTGTTCATCGACCCGGAAGGGACAAACCATCACTACCACGAATTCGAGATCAACGCGCTCGGCACGATTTGGGAATTGAGCCTGGACAAACCGTATCGCGACGGAGGCCCGATCCACAATCCCGACAATTTGCCCGGCCTGCGCTCGGCCGTGCACGTGCGCGGCACGCTCAACAATCCTTCGGATACAGATCAAGGCTGGTCGGTCGAAATCGCGTTTCCATGGGCAGAACTCAAGAAATTCGCTCCGCATGCGGCCAGTCCGCCACGCGAAGGCGACACCTGGCGAGTCGATTTCTCGCGCGTCGAATGGATGGCCGATATTATCGACGGCACATATCGGAAGGTTCCAAAACGGGCGGAAGACAATTGGGTTTGGTCGCCGCCGGGTATCATCAACATGCATGCGCCCGAGCGATGGGGCCGGGTGCAGTTTACACGGCTGCCGCCGCGGCAAGGCACCTTCCAACCCGATCCGACGGCGGCCGCTCGCGACCTGCTGATGGAAGTCTACTATCGGCAACACGTTTTCCACGATCAGCATAAACGCTACGCCGCGACGCTCGCCGAGCTACGATATTCTCCAGCGAACGAACCGGGTATTGCCGCCGGCTCGTTGCGAATCGAACCGAGCGCAAGCGGCTTCGTCGCAACCGTAGCCGCAAAGCTGCCCGATAGCTCGACCGTGACGCTGCACATGCGCGACGACTCGCTATTGTGGAGCGATACGGCGGCGTCGAGCAATGGCGCGGTCCACCGATGA
- a CDS encoding PQQ-binding-like beta-propeller repeat protein codes for MSLPASSRRLAWAATFCLILLLPAVAAAEEKFVQLEPMQARFGIAVDAEGKRITLIGNDYLVFDANGHQQKTLGIFHWGTGIIRLVPLADGRAISCTRGLRPSVDMLRPDGSTQSNLVSGGGDDKSLHGDINWSSPHDMAVDVKEGRIFVVEETHPDNSGGGKTPDPQWARVGMWDFAGKYLGDIYRYDAKSPRAAQEDDKRADLVNMAVDPQRQRVFLTCADNAHKKGVSLLAFDYSGRLLGQAPVLNFANDNGSMAVLNNGNVIYSYGGDKQIHVLSPDLKPLPPIAFPAKAMRKDGYGPGVRQFAVDGAGRLYASVAAPEIVFIRWSPDFQSGDVFSIKHLQIDASFPETAEAGKPFSIAADASGDPKPSGNDWTVLARPCDGHDLDWRHLAARYNGKELSVEAPAAFSGFYDVVVRYGKGEIARTNRENDPFVQRRLLFVPQHAAGSVAAFTPNGRRAFRQGETIPLQIVCRGAKNGDRRVALRLIDGKGAEIKIAQVKVAQSDTEAKPANAHADRLRAVEMPAPFTRRLLPGTYTLAPQSDGLASYPLQLDIAAGYADSPMQRILYHEYGFSAVAGARSYQDTPERMNYLRDYVKAVHDWGFTRETDRMAESKKGQLDAWRRDAHGNMNDPSLAPPEYYDVLPQGGTPENDYYLDRAVAAGIVHDSHLSHHCEALRFRDFWLNRYDTDLQRFVQWAGRYPSHLGLNYHDEDFWGDWDSSWTSDDKAWLDNAAQRLGSKNAAWVAALRTMYDSYNAAVHAANPNSHVTCTPMWQGGLDDGTYPPQNFKNMSESFTHYLTEGVQQPWYVLHSLESFRRPNLPLMGVVDDAHNGAGGEIVMKNEMLSLCRGVQGVGISFTAPLDAPGSNNDARGADVYRTINRLAKWYGPIFAETTPVNEAAVLYSTTQAGTERNQSWDGHHWGSVYGTLGALMMAGVQANIVYEEDAMAGWLLADGRPRYPMLFLVDQKAELPPAVRHAIDAFVSAGGRVFVDSDSSDFPHATRLSFPCFIPAGAGFANDSCYVTMSPKFESLAAKLKQAVARFRKFPLDTDDPWIERGLFDGAGIRYIALAAETRPFPWYGGMTYDFSANYTRIVQPRTVDLAFPAQAASDAGGGKPTLYDVFDHEIVQPETEGDKLHLNVNLRQFSGRLYAIAPRPLAAPLVQPILHGDRLNLNVRLMDQSGPLAAQAPLRIRIYNERSRAVDEYRGTSRDGTFHEAIYVPAGNWTLTVTELLGGRAASGAFTVREPLAEMIVARPDVETFRASQLTSLLAGAKSDRITLLLPSKELLSEKQVAALSAALESRGIALAVNSPLDKPLPSEPQRGLFLTAGIAGSNMGPLLNNARDGGLAPLLISRNVPGAGRGFITPLYAPRGYGENAIALVGGDAAGLGKTVDAFCEQLAKEDFAAPEAIRDSDKIPEPGVVINCEPDAKAASLPRLADMVGPRLSRIATSNNSPNIAVAATGFGKNLAVVKDLGTSGQLVFAKRIGASETNDSLFVSPDGRYAGLSARELTRCGEAFHLVDANDQSEQIFAAFGDMASRHHHFAASSDGKFVLAVGTYGVVCWKRGAGEWKEAWADDYWKSFNKLSWPISDTDERIPTFHAYIPEGANYALVVFSETGDNGWVTPDHHYKASLAAYNLADGRKRWQFDIPIPDAQLFPTLYASPDGRHLLVKIQNGSWNAVSYAFYLLNPDSGAQGASWTKQASPQVIAVGNDAGMIAQLFSGRQLELRANDGSVKFDQLWSGADPVSLVFSSDGRELYVADDADRLSCISLDGELKWQVAVGAVSQLAVSGSRIYAAGWDGRVRAVSAEGKLLWTLDCTPGMDSVDPLGEIVRAGENSRAAVCAAERPSTSTAETPPGQDLVAAGLVNFSGEKVEGDAIEALRNRKATKSEKPLVSINQLRQDMLTGQQAQIILEFAKPTDVGTLTVRENRHHPEAYPTDSFIGVWNESNKRWETAKRGVFLRGPVNTYALNLKGVTKLLYCPWNSYGHNFYTTHIEVRLPDAKDGYQQNFDRLAAGPISGQDFWKADPRDRVVANPSGGQMLKVLKGAERPMAFNTDPAFTKQSVSFDFMFNRTINDPTFAVSSGVRQLFHGFTLCGPDPEQTFRFGYEGARNPKEAWINSLRLGNTSSPNTILPHVWYRAEITLDRQAGSFDFKVTEKDTGKLYWHPNPTPCGKWRPDGRGMNVIQFNAQDHESDEGGFFIDNIELRPVKTTSAK; via the coding sequence GTGAGCTTGCCTGCATCATCCCGTCGTCTCGCTTGGGCCGCTACTTTCTGCCTGATCTTGCTGCTACCCGCCGTTGCGGCAGCCGAAGAGAAATTCGTGCAGTTGGAGCCGATGCAGGCGCGATTCGGCATTGCCGTGGATGCCGAGGGAAAACGCATCACACTCATCGGCAACGACTACCTCGTCTTCGATGCGAACGGGCATCAGCAGAAAACGCTCGGCATTTTTCATTGGGGCACCGGCATCATCAGGTTGGTGCCGCTGGCAGATGGCAGAGCGATTAGCTGCACAAGAGGTCTAAGGCCGAGCGTCGACATGCTCCGCCCCGACGGTTCGACGCAATCGAATCTCGTTTCCGGTGGAGGGGATGATAAATCGCTGCATGGCGATATCAATTGGTCGAGCCCGCACGATATGGCTGTCGACGTAAAGGAGGGCCGCATTTTCGTCGTCGAGGAAACCCATCCCGACAATTCGGGCGGCGGCAAAACACCCGACCCTCAATGGGCGCGCGTGGGGATGTGGGATTTCGCTGGAAAATATCTCGGTGATATTTATCGCTACGACGCCAAATCGCCCCGCGCCGCGCAGGAGGACGATAAGCGTGCGGATCTCGTCAATATGGCCGTCGATCCGCAGCGCCAGCGCGTGTTTCTGACATGCGCGGATAACGCTCACAAGAAGGGCGTGTCGCTACTGGCATTCGACTATTCGGGGCGTCTGTTGGGGCAGGCTCCGGTCCTCAATTTTGCGAACGATAACGGCAGCATGGCCGTTTTGAACAACGGCAATGTGATTTATTCCTATGGCGGAGATAAGCAGATCCACGTTCTTTCACCGGACCTGAAGCCGCTGCCGCCAATCGCATTCCCCGCCAAAGCGATGCGGAAAGACGGCTACGGCCCGGGCGTTCGACAATTCGCCGTCGATGGCGCAGGCCGGCTCTACGCAAGCGTTGCCGCGCCGGAGATCGTCTTCATCCGCTGGTCGCCCGATTTCCAATCCGGCGACGTCTTCTCGATCAAACATCTCCAGATCGACGCATCCTTTCCTGAGACGGCCGAGGCGGGCAAACCATTTTCGATCGCTGCCGACGCAAGCGGCGACCCAAAACCGAGCGGAAACGATTGGACCGTGCTGGCCCGGCCGTGCGATGGCCATGATCTCGACTGGCGGCATCTGGCCGCCCGATACAACGGCAAGGAATTGAGTGTCGAAGCGCCGGCCGCTTTTTCTGGCTTCTACGATGTGGTCGTCCGCTACGGCAAAGGCGAAATCGCTCGCACCAATCGCGAGAACGATCCATTCGTGCAACGGCGCCTCTTGTTCGTCCCGCAGCATGCCGCAGGCTCGGTCGCGGCATTCACTCCCAACGGACGCCGCGCTTTTCGCCAAGGAGAAACCATTCCTTTGCAAATCGTCTGCCGCGGCGCAAAGAATGGCGATCGGAGGGTCGCACTGCGCCTGATCGACGGCAAGGGCGCGGAAATCAAAATTGCCCAGGTCAAAGTCGCGCAATCGGACACCGAGGCGAAACCGGCAAACGCGCATGCCGATCGCCTGAGGGCCGTGGAAATGCCCGCGCCGTTCACGCGGCGATTGCTTCCAGGCACCTACACTCTCGCGCCGCAGTCCGACGGCCTGGCAAGCTATCCTTTGCAACTCGATATTGCCGCCGGCTATGCCGATTCTCCGATGCAGCGCATCCTCTACCACGAATACGGCTTTTCCGCCGTGGCCGGCGCAAGGAGTTATCAGGATACGCCGGAGCGGATGAACTATCTGCGCGACTACGTCAAGGCAGTTCACGATTGGGGCTTCACGCGCGAGACCGATCGCATGGCGGAATCGAAGAAAGGGCAACTCGACGCCTGGCGACGCGACGCACACGGAAACATGAACGATCCATCGCTCGCGCCGCCGGAATACTACGACGTTCTGCCGCAAGGCGGCACGCCCGAAAACGATTACTATCTCGACCGGGCCGTCGCCGCCGGAATCGTTCACGACAGCCATCTTTCCCACCATTGCGAAGCGCTTCGCTTCCGCGACTTCTGGCTGAACCGCTACGACACCGATCTGCAGCGCTTCGTGCAATGGGCTGGGCGGTATCCATCTCATCTCGGCCTGAACTATCACGACGAAGACTTTTGGGGCGATTGGGACAGCTCTTGGACGAGCGATGACAAAGCGTGGCTGGACAATGCCGCGCAAAGGCTTGGTTCGAAAAATGCCGCTTGGGTCGCCGCCTTGCGAACGATGTACGACAGCTACAACGCCGCGGTCCATGCCGCCAATCCAAATTCGCACGTGACCTGCACTCCCATGTGGCAAGGCGGACTCGACGACGGAACCTATCCGCCGCAGAATTTCAAGAACATGTCGGAATCGTTCACGCACTATCTCACCGAGGGCGTGCAGCAGCCGTGGTATGTGCTCCATTCGCTGGAATCGTTCCGCCGGCCAAACCTGCCGCTGATGGGCGTGGTCGACGATGCCCATAACGGCGCGGGCGGCGAAATCGTCATGAAAAACGAAATGCTTTCGCTTTGCCGCGGGGTGCAAGGCGTGGGCATCTCCTTCACCGCGCCGCTGGACGCCCCGGGCTCGAATAACGATGCCCGAGGGGCCGATGTCTACCGCACGATCAATCGGCTGGCAAAGTGGTATGGCCCGATCTTCGCCGAAACCACGCCCGTGAATGAAGCGGCGGTGCTCTATTCCACTACGCAAGCCGGCACCGAGAGGAATCAAAGTTGGGATGGCCACCACTGGGGATCCGTCTATGGCACGCTCGGTGCTCTGATGATGGCCGGCGTTCAGGCGAATATCGTCTACGAAGAAGATGCGATGGCGGGCTGGCTGCTTGCCGACGGGCGGCCGCGTTATCCAATGCTCTTTCTCGTGGACCAAAAAGCCGAGTTGCCCCCAGCGGTCCGGCATGCGATCGATGCTTTCGTGAGCGCCGGCGGCCGGGTGTTCGTCGATTCGGACAGCTCCGATTTTCCGCATGCGACTCGGCTCTCTTTTCCGTGCTTTATTCCGGCGGGTGCAGGATTCGCAAACGATTCGTGCTACGTCACCATGTCGCCGAAGTTCGAGTCGCTGGCGGCCAAGCTGAAACAGGCCGTCGCGCGGTTCCGGAAATTTCCCCTCGACACCGACGATCCGTGGATCGAACGCGGCTTGTTCGATGGAGCAGGGATCCGCTATATCGCCCTGGCAGCCGAAACCCGCCCGTTCCCCTGGTACGGCGGAATGACCTACGATTTCTCCGCGAATTACACGCGCATCGTGCAGCCGCGCACGGTTGATCTCGCATTTCCTGCCCAAGCGGCGAGCGACGCCGGCGGAGGCAAGCCCACGCTCTATGACGTGTTCGATCACGAAATCGTGCAACCGGAAACAGAAGGCGACAAACTTCACCTGAACGTAAACCTGCGGCAGTTTTCCGGCCGATTGTATGCAATCGCGCCGCGGCCGCTTGCGGCGCCCCTGGTGCAGCCGATTCTGCATGGCGACCGGCTGAATCTAAACGTGCGGCTGATGGACCAATCGGGCCCATTGGCAGCGCAAGCGCCGCTACGAATTCGGATTTATAACGAGCGTTCGCGAGCGGTCGACGAATATCGCGGCACGTCGCGCGACGGCACGTTCCACGAGGCCATCTATGTTCCTGCCGGAAATTGGACGCTGACGGTAACCGAGTTGCTTGGCGGCCGAGCCGCCAGCGGCGCATTCACGGTCCGCGAGCCGCTAGCGGAGATGATCGTCGCTCGGCCGGATGTCGAAACATTCCGGGCAAGCCAATTGACAAGCCTGCTCGCTGGCGCGAAATCGGACCGCATCACGCTTTTGCTTCCGTCGAAAGAGCTGCTAAGCGAAAAGCAAGTGGCCGCGCTCTCGGCCGCGCTCGAATCCCGCGGCATTGCGTTGGCTGTCAATTCCCCGCTCGATAAACCGCTGCCGAGTGAACCCCAACGAGGCCTGTTTCTCACGGCTGGAATTGCCGGGAGCAACATGGGGCCATTGTTGAACAATGCGCGTGACGGTGGCTTGGCGCCGCTCTTGATTTCGCGAAACGTTCCCGGCGCCGGCCGAGGGTTCATCACCCCGCTCTATGCCCCGCGTGGGTACGGCGAAAATGCCATCGCCCTTGTCGGAGGCGACGCTGCGGGACTGGGTAAGACAGTCGATGCGTTTTGCGAACAACTCGCGAAAGAAGATTTTGCAGCGCCGGAAGCCATACGGGATTCTGATAAAATTCCCGAGCCCGGGGTTGTGATCAACTGCGAGCCGGATGCCAAGGCGGCGTCGTTGCCCCGGCTCGCCGATATGGTCGGTCCGCGTTTGAGCCGCATCGCGACTTCGAACAACAGTCCGAATATCGCCGTGGCGGCGACGGGTTTCGGCAAGAACCTGGCGGTCGTCAAGGATCTGGGCACAAGCGGGCAGCTCGTTTTCGCGAAGCGAATCGGAGCAAGTGAGACAAACGACAGCCTGTTCGTCAGTCCCGACGGCCGTTACGCGGGCCTTTCGGCACGCGAATTGACGCGCTGCGGAGAGGCGTTTCACCTGGTTGACGCGAATGATCAATCCGAACAGATCTTCGCGGCATTTGGCGATATGGCCTCACGGCACCATCACTTCGCTGCGTCGAGCGATGGCAAGTTCGTCCTCGCGGTCGGCACCTACGGCGTCGTCTGTTGGAAGCGCGGCGCGGGCGAGTGGAAAGAAGCCTGGGCCGACGACTACTGGAAATCGTTCAACAAGCTCTCCTGGCCGATCTCCGACACGGACGAACGAATTCCGACATTTCATGCTTACATTCCCGAAGGGGCAAACTACGCGCTGGTGGTGTTCAGCGAGACCGGCGACAACGGCTGGGTGACTCCCGACCATCACTACAAGGCCTCGCTCGCGGCCTACAACTTGGCCGACGGCCGCAAGCGATGGCAATTCGACATTCCGATTCCCGATGCACAACTCTTCCCGACGCTCTACGCGAGCCCCGACGGCCGGCATCTGCTGGTCAAGATTCAAAACGGAAGTTGGAATGCCGTGTCGTACGCGTTTTACCTCCTGAATCCGGACAGCGGCGCGCAAGGCGCGTCGTGGACCAAGCAAGCCAGCCCGCAGGTGATCGCCGTGGGCAACGACGCCGGAATGATTGCCCAGCTCTTTTCCGGGCGGCAACTGGAATTGCGTGCAAACGACGGAAGCGTGAAATTCGATCAGCTTTGGAGCGGCGCGGATCCGGTAAGCCTGGTGTTTTCGAGCGACGGCAGAGAACTCTACGTCGCCGACGATGCGGACCGCCTGTCGTGCATCTCGCTCGACGGTGAATTGAAGTGGCAGGTCGCCGTGGGTGCGGTGTCGCAGCTTGCCGTCAGCGGCTCGCGGATCTATGCCGCGGGGTGGGATGGGCGGGTACGCGCGGTTTCCGCGGAAGGCAAGCTTTTGTGGACTCTCGACTGCACCCCCGGAATGGATTCGGTCGATCCACTCGGCGAGATTGTTCGAGCCGGCGAAAATAGCCGGGCCGCCGTCTGCGCAGCCGAGCGGCCCTCCACCAGCACCGCCGAAACTCCGCCGGGACAAGATCTCGTCGCCGCGGGATTGGTGAATTTCAGCGGCGAAAAGGTCGAAGGGGATGCGATCGAGGCGCTCCGGAATCGCAAGGCAACGAAGTCCGAAAAGCCGTTGGTTTCCATTAACCAACTCCGGCAAGACATGCTCACCGGTCAACAAGCCCAAATCATTCTCGAATTTGCCAAACCCACCGACGTCGGCACGCTCACGGTGCGCGAAAATCGGCATCATCCCGAGGCGTATCCGACCGATTCGTTCATCGGTGTCTGGAATGAATCGAACAAACGGTGGGAAACGGCAAAACGCGGCGTGTTTCTTCGCGGGCCGGTGAATACCTACGCATTGAACTTAAAGGGCGTAACCAAGCTGCTCTATTGTCCCTGGAACAGCTACGGACACAACTTCTACACCACACACATCGAAGTTCGTCTACCCGACGCTAAAGATGGCTACCAACAAAATTTCGATCGGCTTGCCGCCGGGCCAATTTCGGGGCAAGATTTTTGGAAAGCCGACCCGCGCGATCGCGTGGTCGCCAACCCATCCGGCGGCCAGATGTTGAAAGTGCTCAAAGGCGCCGAACGGCCGATGGCCTTCAACACCGATCCGGCATTCACCAAACAGTCGGTGTCGTTCGATTTCATGTTCAATCGCACGATCAATGATCCCACGTTTGCAGTGAGCAGCGGGGTGCGGCAACTCTTCCACGGGTTCACTCTTTGCGGGCCCGATCCCGAGCAAACGTTCCGCTTCGGCTACGAAGGGGCCAGAAATCCAAAAGAAGCGTGGATCAACAGCCTCCGCCTGGGCAATACCTCCAGCCCGAACACGATCCTTCCGCACGTCTGGTATCGGGCCGAGATCACTCTGGACCGCCAGGCGGGCTCATTCGATTTCAAGGTCACCGAGAAGGACACCGGCAAACTCTACTGGCACCCAAACCCGACGCCGTGCGGTAAATGGCGGCCCGACGGTCGCGGGATGAACGTCATCCAATTCAACGCGCAAGACCATGAGTCGGACGAGGGCGGTTTTTTTATCGACAACATCGAGCTGCGGCCGGTTAAAACGACATCCGCCAAATAA
- a CDS encoding ABC transporter permease has translation MLRPPDEQALAGLDEDGMPAPPSRAFPLGADQMGRDILSRVVYGARVSLTVGIAAMLVATLIGVAIGLLAGFYGGLLETGLLRFTDMNLSLPAILLAIAFAAVMDGRIVHLHPAALPWHFLDIRLERGVFSLLLIIGFVSWPGMVRVVRGQVLEMKERPFVEAARALGASNARLIWRHILPNILSTIIVLAAMNTANTILLEAGLGYLGIGVPEPAPTWGGMIADGQPYFVTAPHIVIVPGIAILVTVLALNLLGQGLQEAMEARRR, from the coding sequence TTGCTTCGTCCACCGGACGAACAGGCGTTAGCCGGCCTTGATGAAGATGGGATGCCGGCCCCGCCATCGCGTGCCTTCCCGCTCGGCGCCGATCAAATGGGCCGGGATATCCTCTCCCGTGTCGTCTACGGCGCACGGGTTTCGCTCACCGTCGGCATTGCCGCGATGCTTGTCGCCACGCTCATCGGCGTCGCGATTGGCTTGCTCGCTGGATTCTATGGCGGGTTGCTGGAAACCGGTCTGCTGCGCTTCACGGATATGAACCTGTCGCTGCCCGCGATTCTACTGGCAATTGCCTTTGCGGCCGTGATGGATGGCCGAATCGTTCATCTCCATCCGGCAGCGCTCCCGTGGCATTTCCTGGATATTCGCCTGGAACGCGGAGTCTTCAGCTTGCTGCTAATTATCGGATTCGTCTCCTGGCCGGGCATGGTTCGAGTCGTTCGCGGCCAAGTGCTGGAAATGAAGGAGCGACCGTTCGTGGAGGCGGCCCGGGCGCTCGGAGCGTCGAACGCGCGTCTCATCTGGCGGCACATCCTGCCCAATATCTTGTCCACGATCATCGTGCTGGCCGCGATGAACACCGCCAACACGATCTTGCTGGAGGCGGGCTTGGGCTACCTGGGAATCGGCGTGCCGGAGCCCGCGCCGACCTGGGGCGGCATGATCGCCGACGGCCAGCCCTACTTCGTCACCGCACCGCATATTGTGATCGTGCCGGGGATTGCAATCCTGGTGACAGTGCTGGCGCTGAATCTACTGGGGCAGGGCTTGCAGGAAGCGATGGAGGCGCGGCGCCGATGA